One genomic window of [Clostridium] scindens ATCC 35704 includes the following:
- a CDS encoding restriction endonuclease subunit S, with protein sequence MKTVKISSFLKERKIKFKPEVANYTGLQRIEKIDFSGKVYLSPVQTNTDMILVKPGDLVISGINVEKGALAIYTGEEDVLASIHYSAYEFDAEKIDIDYLKWFLKSGIFRKLLLKQTGRGIKKEIKAKHFLPIEIQLPSLNQQHEVVRQIQGVADYIVEINQQIEQQTKYMEILRQTILQQAIEGKLCEQNPSDEPASVLLEKIKAEKERLIVEKKIKKQKTLPPISNAEKPFVLPKGWEWCRLGEILYEAPRNGYSPPKVERETNTRVLTLTATTSGILDLQHYKYVEDMISESSYLWIKQGDLLIQRSNSLDYVGTVCLCDVVIKGYIYPDLMMKAKVSNEADSHYIVYYLKSPFARQYFKDRATGTSNSMKKIKQSVVSEIPIALPPINEQKQIVAKMKELFALNQKMNQELLQAKKYASQLMESVLQEAFSVQETEKPSQVIEFYSNQTTSETELLAAARGKIREDTWEHLCKRALEIAGEEC encoded by the coding sequence ATGAAAACCGTTAAAATCAGCTCCTTTTTAAAAGAAAGGAAAATTAAATTTAAACCAGAGGTTGCTAACTATACTGGTCTGCAAAGAATTGAAAAAATAGATTTTTCAGGAAAAGTTTATTTGTCTCCAGTTCAAACGAATACTGATATGATTCTTGTAAAACCCGGTGATCTTGTTATTTCAGGAATTAATGTAGAAAAAGGTGCTTTGGCAATATATACAGGTGAAGAAGATGTCTTAGCATCTATTCATTACTCTGCATATGAGTTTGATGCCGAGAAAATTGATATCGACTATTTGAAGTGGTTTCTTAAAAGTGGCATTTTTAGAAAATTGTTGTTGAAGCAAACAGGAAGGGGAATCAAAAAGGAGATTAAAGCAAAACATTTTCTTCCAATAGAAATTCAACTTCCATCTTTGAATCAGCAACATGAGGTTGTACGACAGATTCAAGGCGTTGCTGATTATATTGTAGAAATCAATCAGCAAATTGAACAGCAGACAAAATATATGGAGATACTTCGCCAAACTATTTTGCAACAAGCGATAGAAGGTAAGTTATGTGAGCAGAACCCCAGTGATGAGCCTGCCAGTGTGCTGCTGGAAAAAATAAAAGCTGAAAAAGAGCGTTTAATTGTTGAGAAAAAAATTAAAAAGCAAAAGACGTTGCCTCCGATTAGCAATGCTGAAAAGCCGTTTGTACTGCCGAAAGGCTGGGAGTGGTGCAGACTTGGAGAAATACTATATGAAGCACCTCGAAATGGCTATTCTCCTCCTAAAGTAGAACGAGAGACAAATACACGAGTTTTAACATTAACTGCTACAACATCAGGAATACTTGATCTTCAGCATTATAAATATGTTGAAGATATGATTAGCGAGTCATCTTATTTGTGGATTAAACAAGGAGATTTATTAATCCAAAGAAGTAATTCGTTGGATTATGTAGGAACTGTATGTTTATGTGATGTAGTAATAAAAGGATACATTTACCCTGATCTTATGATGAAAGCAAAAGTGTCTAACGAAGCTGATTCGCACTACATTGTGTATTATCTAAAGAGTCCTTTTGCTAGACAATACTTTAAAGACCGTGCAACTGGAACTTCAAATAGTATGAAGAAAATTAAGCAAAGCGTTGTAAGTGAAATACCTATTGCACTTCCACCTATAAATGAACAAAAACAAATTGTGGCGAAAATGAAAGAATTGTTTGCGTTGAATCAAAAAATGAATCAAGAATTGCTACAAGCAAAAAAATATGCTTCGCAACTTATGGAATCAGTTCTACAGGAAGCGTTTAGTGTACAAGAAACTGAAAAACCTTCACAGGTTATCGAATTTTATTCAAATCAGACAACATCTGAAACTGAACTGTTGGCAGCTGCCCGCGGCAAGATTCGGGAGGACACATGGGAGCATCTCTGTAAGCGGGCGTTGGAGATAGCTGGCGAGGAATGCTGA
- a CDS encoding ImmA/IrrE family metallo-endopeptidase: MDWRRKRQIRNLADGILVQNVLHRPPIELIPAIMKQRGIVFEERNEDDEEFCGVYMVVKQVKIIFVNTNLRTSRKHFTIAHELGHHYLGHPLQNGAIICDSDSVFGKNKPEQEKEADYFAACFLMPENLVKQKRTEFFNHFPKQTTLFLEDQQLEQQHQLKRYLSDYFQVSMEAMGYRLDELKLV, from the coding sequence ATGGACTGGAGACGTAAACGACAAATCAGGAATTTAGCTGATGGAATTCTGGTGCAAAATGTCTTGCACCGTCCACCAATAGAGCTGATTCCTGCTATAATGAAACAGCGGGGGATCGTATTCGAGGAACGGAACGAGGATGATGAAGAGTTCTGCGGTGTATATATGGTGGTGAAACAGGTAAAAATCATCTTTGTAAATACCAATCTTCGAACATCCCGTAAACATTTTACCATTGCCCATGAATTGGGGCATCATTACTTAGGTCATCCATTACAAAACGGTGCTATTATCTGTGATAGTGATAGCGTTTTTGGGAAAAATAAGCCGGAACAGGAAAAAGAAGCGGATTACTTTGCAGCCTGCTTTCTGATGCCGGAAAATCTGGTTAAACAAAAGCGGACAGAGTTTTTTAATCATTTTCCGAAGCAGACAACGCTGTTCCTGGAAGATCAGCAACTGGAACAGCAGCATCAATTGAAGCGATATCTGAGTGACTACTTTCAAGTATCAATGGAGGCTATGGGATATCGTTTAGACGAATTAAAGCTGGTTTAG
- a CDS encoding AAA family ATPase, with translation MKLTLKNIGKIGTASVEINGITVIAGENNTGKSTVGRALFAVFNSFCNVQKQIENERVDSLENLLDRMYMNGSSRFMRIANTNEVAKTIVAHIDSYRQAELSDMQKEIGDLLVQYDEGKIESFDENTIAETVSRIKDVLNVSGMDFLKSVLERKLDAEFNEQVCNIFSGDDGEIQLQIKDTSITVSVENEGAVDIRNPGDISLHTEVVYIDDPFVLDDPSMFFRRIPSTSADHRYHLRKKLFWPDTESNVFDEIIAKDKLNSIYEKISSVCSGDIIRSKRSVLGYQRKGSDKVLNVRNLSTGLKTFVILKMLLTSGAIEHNGTIILDEPEIHLHPEWQLLFAELIVLIQKEFGVHVLLNTHSPYFLRAIQVYSAKYESADTCKYYLSEVFEDQANITDVTDNIDKIYAKLSRPLQRLEDERWQDD, from the coding sequence ATGAAGCTAACTTTGAAAAACATTGGCAAAATAGGGACAGCTTCAGTTGAAATCAACGGCATAACAGTAATTGCCGGCGAAAACAACACCGGCAAAAGTACGGTTGGCCGTGCTCTTTTTGCAGTGTTTAATAGTTTTTGTAATGTCCAAAAGCAAATTGAAAACGAGCGAGTCGATAGTTTAGAGAATTTGCTTGATCGGATGTATATGAATGGCAGTTCGAGATTTATGAGAATTGCAAATACAAATGAAGTTGCAAAAACAATTGTTGCTCATATTGATTCATATAGGCAAGCCGAACTTTCTGATATGCAAAAGGAAATCGGGGACTTGCTTGTACAATATGATGAAGGGAAAATTGAATCTTTTGATGAAAATACTATTGCTGAAACGGTTTCACGAATCAAAGATGTTTTGAATGTCTCTGGCATGGATTTTCTAAAATCTGTGCTTGAACGAAAGCTGGATGCTGAGTTTAATGAGCAAGTCTGCAATATATTTTCTGGAGATGATGGCGAAATCCAGCTCCAGATTAAGGATACAAGCATAACGGTTTCCGTTGAAAATGAAGGGGCTGTAGATATTCGTAATCCGGGCGATATTTCGTTGCACACAGAAGTGGTCTACATTGATGATCCGTTTGTACTTGATGATCCAAGCATGTTTTTTCGTCGTATACCAAGCACTTCTGCAGATCATCGGTACCATTTGCGCAAGAAGCTGTTTTGGCCGGACACTGAATCAAATGTTTTTGATGAGATTATTGCCAAAGATAAGCTTAATAGTATTTATGAAAAAATATCTTCTGTTTGCAGTGGTGATATTATTCGGAGCAAACGATCAGTGCTGGGATACCAAAGAAAAGGTAGTGACAAAGTTTTAAATGTTCGAAATTTGTCTACCGGTCTTAAGACTTTTGTTATTTTGAAGATGTTGCTCACAAGTGGAGCGATTGAGCATAATGGTACAATTATTTTGGATGAGCCGGAAATTCATCTGCACCCAGAATGGCAGCTCTTATTTGCTGAATTGATTGTATTGATTCAGAAAGAGTTCGGGGTTCATGTTCTCTTAAATACACATAGTCCATATTTCCTGCGAGCAATTCAAGTGTATTCAGCAAAGTATGAATCTGCGGATACTTGTAAGTATTACTTGTCTGAAGTATTTGAGGATCAAGCGAATATTACAGATGTGACTGATAATATCGACAAGATTTATGCTAAGCTTTCTCGTCCGCTGCAAAGACTTGAGGATGAGAGGTGGCAAGATGATTGA
- a CDS encoding helix-turn-helix domain-containing protein, with amino-acid sequence MISYSPLWETMKKRDISTYTLIHKYGINPRTINNLKHNKSITMFTLERLCKILNCEPNDIIKFEKE; translated from the coding sequence ATGATTAGCTATTCTCCATTATGGGAGACCATGAAAAAACGGGATATCTCCACCTATACACTGATTCATAAGTATGGAATCAATCCACGGACGATCAATAATTTAAAACATAATAAGTCTATTACTATGTTTACACTGGAAAGACTTTGTAAAATTTTGAATTGTGAACCAAATGATATTATAAAGTTTGAGAAAGAATAA
- a CDS encoding IS91 family transposase: protein MNILQKIFIEHYEEMIYLQHPRDAIVENVEKMIHCGDPSYGGAMYICPNCGNFKFTAFRCHSRFCPTCGNMYSIDRTTAMSFKIIDVQHRHCVFTIDDSLRPFFLKDRSLLNCLFSAVNSVISRMFHKENKSELFTPGFICVLHTFGRDLKWNPHIHCLVSEGGVGNTLSWRHFKHFNYHFLRDAFQTALLNELHQKIGPAFKKVKSAIYAKDKNGFYVRAMPNKCNPSQVIKYIGRYLGRPVIATSRIDSYDGDFVTFHYNRHEDNKLITETVPVLEFIDRLTQHIPEKHFKMIRYYGIYARHRNSDNFLRKAISREKHNFFLSLNRWRDSILHSFGYDPLKCPNCGKTMLFLELYFNHNPVPLHELYEKAMQKHRCRSPASFSYLPKPLFS, encoded by the coding sequence ATGAATATCTTACAAAAAATTTTTATCGAACATTATGAAGAAATGATTTATCTTCAACATCCTCGTGATGCTATTGTTGAGAATGTAGAAAAAATGATTCATTGTGGCGATCCATCTTATGGTGGCGCCATGTATATTTGTCCCAATTGTGGTAATTTCAAATTTACTGCTTTTCGTTGTCATTCTCGCTTCTGTCCAACTTGTGGTAACATGTATTCCATTGACAGAACTACTGCTATGTCTTTTAAGATTATTGATGTACAACATCGGCATTGTGTTTTTACCATTGATGATTCTTTGCGGCCTTTTTTTCTTAAAGACCGTTCTCTTCTTAACTGCCTTTTTTCGGCAGTCAACAGCGTGATTTCTCGTATGTTCCATAAAGAAAATAAATCTGAATTATTTACTCCTGGATTTATTTGCGTCCTTCATACCTTTGGCAGAGATTTAAAATGGAATCCTCACATTCACTGCCTTGTTTCTGAAGGTGGTGTTGGTAATACTCTTTCCTGGCGACACTTCAAACATTTTAACTATCATTTTTTACGTGATGCGTTCCAAACTGCTCTTTTAAATGAACTCCATCAAAAAATAGGTCCAGCTTTCAAAAAAGTAAAATCTGCTATCTATGCAAAAGATAAAAATGGTTTTTATGTTCGCGCCATGCCTAACAAGTGTAATCCTTCTCAGGTTATCAAATATATCGGTCGTTATCTTGGCAGACCTGTTATTGCTACTTCTCGCATTGATTCTTACGATGGTGATTTTGTCACCTTCCATTACAACCGTCATGAAGACAATAAACTTATTACAGAAACTGTTCCTGTTTTGGAATTCATTGACCGCTTAACACAACACATCCCTGAAAAACATTTTAAAATGATTCGCTATTATGGTATTTACGCTCGTCACCGTAATTCTGACAATTTTTTACGAAAAGCCATTTCCAGAGAAAAACATAACTTTTTTCTTTCACTCAATAGGTGGCGTGATTCAATCTTACATTCTTTTGGTTACGATCCTTTAAAATGTCCGAACTGTGGAAAAACCATGCTATTTTTAGAACTATATTTTAATCATAATCCTGTTCCTTTGCATGAATTATACGAAAAGGCTATGCAAAAACATAGATGTCGTTCGCCTGCCTCGTTTTCATATCTTCCAAAACCTCTTTTCTCATGA
- a CDS encoding plasmid mobilization protein, with product MRKKRLERELNHPHFVGVRLSDIELELLDRKAEILGVSRSECLRKLLVEKEIVHRVEVVADMDELRSLVGAYGKIGVNLNQIARYFNTGGERSLAMEDEIRHCIAELFALREEVLKMAGDFERDYRGG from the coding sequence ATGAGAAAAAAGAGATTAGAACGGGAACTGAACCATCCGCATTTTGTCGGAGTCCGGCTTTCGGATATTGAGCTGGAACTTCTGGACAGGAAGGCGGAGATTCTGGGGGTGTCCAGATCCGAATGCCTGCGGAAACTTTTGGTGGAAAAGGAGATCGTGCATCGAGTAGAAGTGGTCGCCGATATGGATGAACTGCGAAGTCTGGTGGGTGCATATGGAAAGATCGGTGTGAACCTGAATCAGATTGCACGGTACTTCAATACGGGCGGGGAACGTTCGCTGGCTATGGAGGATGAAATCCGTCACTGTATCGCGGAATTATTTGCACTCAGGGAAGAAGTGTTGAAGATGGCAGGGGATTTTGAACGGGATTATCGGGGCGGTTAA